In the genome of Nerophis ophidion isolate RoL-2023_Sa linkage group LG28, RoL_Noph_v1.0, whole genome shotgun sequence, the window gtttcacttgtcatctccagtaaagtggctggattcggtttaGGAAGattactaatagtattaaaaagaacccgtggcttactgatgctatttaaaattaagtctgacaaatattttgttttttcagctttaaccacactttgataatttcgacagttttcttttaaaatttgataggagacttccaaatgatcccctttccacttgcgctccgcccttcgccactcactgcaataaagcgcttttggtagccatccctttacggtggaagaggtgttagtgcatctgcctcacaatacgaaggtcctgagtagtcctgggttaaatcccaggctcgggatctttctgtgtggagtttgcatgttctccccgtgaatgcatgggttccttccaggtactccggcttcctcccacctccaaagacatgcacctggggataggttgattggcaacactaaattggccctagtgtgtgaatgtgagtgtgaatgttgtctgtctatctgtgttggccctgcgatgaggtggcgacttgtccagggtgtgcatccgcccgattgtagctgagaggcaccagcgcccaccgtgacaccaaagggaagaagcggtataaaatggatggatggatggatggtagccatccacaagcttccggttgaattcttgaccactcctcttgacaaaattggtcaattttagctaaatttgttggttttctgacatggacttgtttcttcagcattgtccacatgtttaagtcagggctTTGGGAAGGTCATTATAAAACCTTAGTTCTGGacggatttagccattcctttaccacttttgacctatgtttggggtcactgtcctgttggaacacccaactgtgcccaagacccagcCTCCGGGTTGATGGTTTTAGGTGTccggaagaatttggaggtaatcctcctttttcattgtcccatttactctctgtaaagcagcagttccatttgcagaaaaacaggcccagagcataatattaccaccaccacgcttgacggTTAGCATGGTCTTCCTGGGATAAAAGGCctaaccttttctcctccaaacatattgctgggtattgtggccaaacagctcactttttgtttcatcggaacacagaactttcttccagaaagtcttatctttgtccgtgtgatatcagatgaaaaaaaaaatggagctgtttggctacaatacccagcaatatgtttggaggagaaaaggtgaggccttgaatcccaggaacaccacacctaccgccaagcatgttggtggtagtattatgctctgggcatgTTTTGCAGCCAATAAAACTGGtgatttaaatgggacaatgaaaaaggagcattagctccaaattgttcaggacaagctaacatcatcaacccggaggttgggtcttgggcacggttgggtgttccaacaggacaaataccccaaacacacgtcaaaagtggtaaagaaatggctagaattaaggttttagaatggccttcccaaagtccagacttaaatgtgtggacaatgctgaagaaacaagtccatgtcagaaaatccacatatttagctgaactgcaccaattttgtcaagagaagtggtcaacaaccaaaagtgccttattgcagtgacacttgccaagggacatgtaagcaaatattaacattgctgtatgtatacttttgacccagcagatttgctcacattttcaatagacccaaaataaattcataaaagaagcaaacttcatgaatgttttttgtgaccaacaagtatgtgctccaatcactctatcaccaaaaaataagagttgtagaaatgtttggaaactcaagacagccatgactttatgttctttacaagtgtatgtaaacttttgaccatgaccgtACCTGACTAAGACACTGAAGGGCTGGTTGCACATGAGCCTTGAAGCCAGACTGAACCTGTTTGGAGACTTAGTCTTAGACTAGTCAGGAAGTAGAAGAGCATAATTCTGCTTCTTGAATTCAGAACTCAAAAGATGTGATATGAGTGAAGATGCACCTTCTGGATGGATTTCCTTCACCAGAGTGAGGTGTCGGCTTAGCATGAGCAGCGTAACCAGCTCATAGTGCGTTTTGTGCTCCGACAGCTGGTGACGGTGGTAACGAGCTCTCAGAGAGACGTGAAGGCTAAAGGCTGAGTGACACACAGCAGTCGGCTCACAGTGAGGACTTTGCTTTTTCAcgcacctccaaatgttcttctgactttgtgtgaagatgatgttcactctgccacatgctaacatctgcacttggattcacctgcttttgttgggaatgtgctgagtcatcttcttcctccaggatgctttgtgcactggaacacagagagatgtctccatcgctgagggaccTCATCACACTTGGACATTTCTTTCACATCTGCACAAATTGCTCCTCGTCTTACATGATGTCTTCTTTGGGTGTTTATGGCTGAGAAAACCCCTTCAATCTGCATTTTTCAACAATATTTTGCCAGTGAATCATGTTGATGTTGATCTTTGTGTCCATGtagttgtgatgtcatcatttggGGCTCATGTGTCATCACATTGAGAAAGGATTTCTTCTTTCCTTTTCAAACCAATAGACAGCTGCTTATCTTTGAATATCACCTTGTGTCACATCTCatcattattttttacaaatatttggaACAATGGTACCATTTTTCGGGACTGTTCTATGTTAATGctattttttaatgtaacatttaagAATGATGATTTTGAGAACtgatgtccagttgttatatcttgttttctgattacattagtctcatttgcaatgcactTGCACTTCCAAGACCATTAGATGGCAGCACTGTATAACTATTTATGGTATGTTGTCAATCTAGACAGTAACtatttttcaggaaaattaatttgttaggttgcgccctacaaagtgtcaaATATGTAAGAATAGTTCTTATTACATAAAACTGGAAAATTCTAACTataatcttagttgtagttttccttTACCAAATTccaaggtgttgaaatcgccgtgTAAAATCGCTCATGTAAATAGTAGCCTGTCTATAGCAAATCCTATGTAAATTAGCAATAAGCTAACATTTTGGAAGAGTGTTGCACTACTTTACGTTTGAGCGTATTTTTCTTTATTAAGCactttgttggtgttgaaaatggCGAGGTAACTTAAagggagtttggctgagtccggcctgagtgctgcttgagtgatagTTTACGTGAGCCTGTGTTTAGTCTGAAAGCAGACATGACCAGTCTGAAACCGgacatgacgtcacatgcaacaaaggtatcaaactatggcaccgtttgattttacgtgaattgatGGTACCGAGGGAATTCGGTCATTACCTACAAAAGTACTGAATTCAGTACCCAACCCTACCAGTTAGTGTGACGGAGGGGGTCAATGACACAAGAATTTTATGACAAAGTGttgcaaaatttttttttttttttaaacaattaggTGTATTTCCGTTCCTTTTTGcatagtcatatttttgcttgatTGCCAAACATGCCGAGGATGTCATttgggaagtaaacaaggtaggccgTTCATATGctcttgatattcagtgttttatgtgtacaatgtttcatgtacattctgggtgttgtATTCAGTAAAAACTTGTCAAATACAATTCTGTTTTCGAGGTGGTTTGTCAATACACACATGATAACACTTCTTTCTTGCAGTCATTTAAAACAAGTATTAAATGATCTTAAGTCTTTACCATGTCCGAAAAGTGAAAATCAAAAATATTTTGTCAATTGTCAACAGAAAGAATGAATGACAGAGCTctttattaaaatacaatatttaatggaaatgactgcGAATATAAGAGAATCAAATAACACAATTCACCTGTTCTTCTGTTGATGCTAGTAGTGGAATGGTATACACATCTGCTGTGTGTGACAGTGGGTGTGAGTACGATTCCCGGTCAGGATGGGAAGGTAAACATTGAGATGAATCATCATGATTGTTGTGCTGTGGCGACCTCTCATGGGGAAAAAATGAAAGACATTTACTGATTTAATTCTGTTAATTGTGTTATTTTGCACTCCAACattattatttggtcatgtttTTATTACAGTGTGTTCTTATTACTCCAAGACATGTGTTTAATTAAATACAGGTTTCAGTCAAAtagtaaaatatgtttttcacattgtcacatcgatgacatctattaaacaagacaagaagcaaggaaataaacaaagACGGAATTAAATTTTGCTCAGTTTGAGGAGAAACATGTCGACCTGttacctcttacagtgtcacccacgctctcatggaaaaaggttcacgtctccttttttatttggatattccctgtttacataacaacagctgtttttaaaggaatggggggtatgtaaacagccattgttttcggtcacattaacacgaaagaaaaagatgcctcgggcttggaatggtcctggatcgagcttgggcaagtcttggatcacaatagctaaccccgccaccccccaccccccccccccccccacccctcctccCCCCCCACCTGAAAcacattgccaaaatcagaggAATAATGTCTGACTCAGACTTAGAAAGACTAAGTCTTTGTCTCCAGCAGTTTAGAATACTGTAATGGTCTTTTCACTGGGCTCTTTAAACCAGCTGTAAAGCAACTGCAGTACacccagaatgctgctgctcaagTCCTGTCTAGAACTAGGAAATATGAGCATATTAGTCCATATCAGAAACTACACAGAGCGCTACACAGCTTTCCTTGTGTTTTAGTCctttcatggtcttgtgccaaagaacatctctgacatgttagaaccatatgaaccatctccagcTCTGAGAACCTTGttttatgatgattattattattttattttgaagtatttttcatgGTTACTTCCATTCCATTATATTTTTGCCTTCTTGTAAtgttctgtaaagcactttgaattgtgctctataaataaagtggCCTTCCCtacttgttttcagaataaaatacttatttccagCTTGAAAGGCACTGCTCATTTCTAGATATAGAGATGTTGATCTGAGATATCTTCATTCAAGATGTCTTATCAAGTCAAATGTTTGACTAGTTTCAAGTAGTTGTTCAATGGATAGGTTGGGGTTCAGTTGAAGAAAAACAGCCGATGAGAAAGTTAGGCTGCAAACTTGACACACCTGTTGTGCTTGTCAGGTcacgtgatttcccagaatttacCTGACGTAGCCACAAGGGGCGCTCTTTAGTAAAGGTGACCAGAGTGGCGTCCAGAGAGAGTGTAGACAACCAAACAACAGACGCCATGTTGgggacccatccattttctaccgcttattcccttttggggtcgcggggggcgctggcgcctatctcagctacaatcgggcggaaggcggggtacaccctggacaagtcgccacctcatcgcagggccaacacagattgacagacaacattcacactcacattcacacactagggccaatttagtgttgccaatcaacctatccccaggtgcatgtctttggaagtgggaggaagccggagtacccggagggaacccacgcattcacggggagaacatgcaaactccaaacagaaacatcccgagcctggatttgaaccccggactgcaggaccttcgtattgtgaggcagacgcactaacccctctaccaccgtgaagccatgttgCGGACCAACTGAGTCATTTTAATGTTAGTTTTCCTGATAATGACTGGAGTTATTATTGTACTTCAGCTCATAAACTTAAAATCAAAGTATGTTTTTAGGGCAATTTTGCGTCCATATTTGATGCACTCTGCTGCTACATTCATGCAGTGTTTAGTCACCAGCAAGCTTCTAACACGCGCAAAtacagaacaacaacaaaaaaacccaaaacattttTCCTTTATTTTTCCAAAATCCTCATGAGTTTTGAACCAACAATCACggtaaattgtgacttttatgtGAAGTACGTCAATTGTGGTGTCTGCTTCCAATGTAcatgactgtctcagaaaattagaatattgtgataaagtcctttattttctgtaatgcaactaaaaacatgaaaatgtcatacattctggattcattacacatcaactgaaatccatccatccatccattttctaccgcttattcccttttggggtcgtggggggcgccggcgcctatgtcagctataatcgggcggaaggcggggtataccctggacaagtcgccacctaattgcagggccaacacagatagacagacaatattcacactcacattcacacactagggccaatttagtgttgccaatcaacctatccccaggtgcatgtctttggaagtgggaggaagccggagtacccggagggaacccacgcattcacggggagaacatgcaaactccaaacagaaacatcccgagcctggatttgaaccccagactgcaggaccttcgtattgtgaggcagacgcactaacccctctaccaccgtgaagccatgttgCGGACCAACTGAGTCATTTTAATGTTAGTTTTCCTGATAATGACTGGAGTTATTATTGTACTTCAACTCATAAACTTAAAATCAAAGTATGTTTTTAGGGCAATTTTGCGTCCAAATTTGATGCACTCTGCTGCTACATTCATGCAGAGTTTAGTCACCAGCAAGCTTCTAACACGCGCAAAttcagaacaacaacaaaaaaaaccaaaacatttttccTTTATTTTTCCAAAATCCTCATGAGTTTTGAACCAACAATCACggtaaattgtgacttttatgtGAAGTACGTCAATTGTGGTGTCTGTATCCAATGTAcatgactgtctcagaaaattagaatattgtgataaagtcctttattttctgtaatgcaactaaaaacatgaaaatgtcatacattctggattcattacacatcaactgaaatccatccatccatccattttctaccgcttattcccttttggggtcgtggggggcgccggcgcctatgtcagctataatcgggcggaaggcggggtataccctggacaagtcgccacctcatcgcagggccaacacagatagacagacaacattcacactcacattcacacactagggaccatttagtgttgccaatcaacctatccccaggtgcatgtctttggaagtgggaggaagccggagtatattGCTAgcctttttatatttttaatattgctgattatggcatacagccaCAAATATCAAACTCAAATATCCTAtcaaaaaaattagaatatttcctcagactaagtaaaaaagctgtatgccataatcagcaatattaaaaataataaaaggctggcaatatttcagttgatgtgtaatgaatccagaatgtatggcattttcatgtttttagttgcattaaagaaaataaaggactttatcgcattaaagaaaataaaggactttatcacaatattcaaattttctgagacagtcccgTATTGTTTGTAATCACTGCGCTATATGCCTGTCATTTTactcttgtttttttaaatattttataaaggATTCATTTGAGCAAAATAATGCATGGCTTCCTGATTTTATGTTCACCGTATTAACTTGAATATTGAACTAATGCTACGTTTTGTATATATAgctgcagtgacgtgcggtgaacaccatgtgaggcatagatacttttggagttttttacttaaattcatatgagcagttctaaccgttgttgatttaggttgcacattagaataacaggaaaatgaagggagtaatttgctttcataaaacgttatcataatgatattatggtttgacaaacttgtccaaaaagtttttgacaaagttgttattaaatactttttggtcccattttcttttaacaaaatacatcaagtattgtgagtgtatcttacctttctgtatttgtagcTGAAGCAGCAAAATACCCACAAATGccggcttactctaataaaaatgccatgtttttttaaaaatacagtttaacaaaaaaaaaggaaaaaaggctggcttccaCTGGAGAGACGtgtgtctgctagctttagcaccccccatttctcccagtgtggtgagccagattactgctgaggcattgaacaatatatcgccccctataTATCGCACACGCTCAttacactttgtgtgtagccgtggaggcaccacctgtgcctgcctcacttctggtctgctgcgttattttgaccaggaaacacagaatttccatgattttgaccatgaaaattatccaaatatacaggaaccacaccaaaatcccaTAGAAAGCGTAggccaaaagagaaatattcaaacttattttattactctgttttttgaacatctcatagttAAGCCTGTTACCCCTCCGGGTGGCAAGGTGagacactgcctcacttgcctcccctgacagcatgtcactgagatatatatatatatatatatatatatatatatatatatatatatatatatatatatatatatatatatatatatatagagatatatatatatagagatagatagatggatatattatatatatatatatattatatctatatatatatatatatgtatatatatatatctatatatatatatattatataatcacatgtatatatatatgtgtgtgtatgtgtgtgtgcgtgtatatatatatatatatatatatatatatatatatatatatgtatatatatatgtatatatatatatatatatatatatatatatatatatatatatatatatatatatatatatatatatatacatacctacatatggTAGGACAGGATATTCAGCTGGGAACGtgttaaacaataaataaaaagacaTAAGACCATTAGCCACAGCACAATCAGACTTATTTGAATACCACACAAATGAATCCCTCATAATATATATTACCCCGCCAATACCATACCAACAGAACACACTCAACCACACAGTCTGAAGTGCAGTTCACCCCAGAAAGTTTAAACTGGAAATATATGACCCCCAAAGTGACATAGGAGACATGCACGTAGCGACATGCACATACGAGCACGTGATAAAACGTTGAAAGCCGCAGCTTACTTGCGGTACCGTGCCTCCAACTCAAGTCCCCCTGATAATTGTCTCTTTTAGTCCCACTTCTCCACAGGCCAATGGTAAATCCACAAAAAAGGTCAAAAATGAAAATATGATCAAGAAGTGGCCCCGCAGCAAATTgatccgggcgcggccaccgctgctgctcactgctcactgctcccctcacctcccaggaggtgaacaaggggatgggtcaaatacaggggACAcatttcacgtgtgtgtgtgacaatcattggtacttgaacttttttGAACAGGTGGTCCAGGTGGCGTCTGACGTCAGTCTCCCCCCCCCCGATAGCACACACCATGTCTCTTATATTGAAGATACTGCTTCAAAAAATGTTGTATAGAAAAAAGTGCTTATTTGTTGTACTTGCAGAAACACTTAGAATGTTTTATAAACTGATAATACTTTAGTTCTAGTCATACTCATTTTCTTGACATATAACTTagtgttgtgagtttttccttgctcttatgtgggctctgaaccgaggatgtcgttgtggcttgtacagccctttggaacacttgtgatttagggctaaataattaaacattgattgattgattgtttcatGTGAAATTATTGTAATGATAAGTGTTACCTGTAGATGGCAGTAACACCTAAGatatacatgtggactgcaagatGACAACAGTAGAAGTGTGAGCCTCTACAAGTCGTTGTTAAATAAATGTGTGAGGAAGACAAACTGTTGTTTTATTCAGAACATGGAACATTACAGAGGACATAaggaaatgtgtcttaaaaatgatttaatcTTACCAAAACCCCGTCTGACAACTGATTGAAGACTTGTGCTTGAAAAACGCAGCTTTTTAACATTGAAAAACACAATAACTTAGTTTTCTTGTGCCTTTATAATAGGCGAGCTGCCATTTTGGAAGACAGATTGTTAATTGTATTCAACAAATCACATGTGAGTGCTTTTCCATGACAAATACGTACGTGTCCTTTACGGAGGACACCAATGCTTTGCTGGAAGTCTGACCAGAAAAGTTGTGACGTGTTGTtcaatttttaataaaagtacacaatgttacATATTAATACATGTACTTGACTGACAAAAGCACTAAAGTAAAATatgtaatctataaatgtagaaacacaaacaacaatgtcacacatgttatatgtgctgatgttgttagaaagtcaaaattaaagtcttgacagtttatttcaaatcctgcagtttcatttgctgctgctgttctcaccagcacacttgtgtttctcacactggtacttataagagaatctttcaccacacaccctgcaactcaacactttctctcctgtgtgtcttctcatgtgcaCTACAAGGCTTGattggtcacaaaagcttctgttgcagattgaacaggaatgtgatttttcaccagtgtgtgttctcttgtgtcttttcaaatgttgaatttgtgtaaaacctttaccacagattgaacaggaaaaaggtttttcaccagtgtgtgttctcatgtgtactttcaaatgttgactttgtacAAAAtatttactacagattgaacacgaatgtgatttttcaccagtgtgtgttctcttgtgtcttttcaaatgttccatttgtgtaaaacctttaccacagattgaacaggaaaaaggtttttcaccagtgtgtgttgtcatgtgcactttcaaattgtgacttacaacaaaacgtttaccacacattgaacagataaaaggtttatcatcagtgtgtgttctcatgtgtaatgtcaaattgtgactttctacaaaacctttaccacatattgaacagataaaaggtttttcaccagtgtgtgttccagtgtgtactttcaaatgttgactttgtgtaaaacctttaccacaagttgagcaggaaaaaggtttttctccagtgtgagttctcatgtgtcttttcagatgccAATTGTgtttaaaggttttgtcacagtgagaacatttcaagtgagtgttgtcagtgtgacatgtcttgtcatctttagagtcttcatcatcagtttcagaagagtgtgacgttgtgtcctcactatctgatagtggagctaagagcttgtctgcttgtgatcctccacagtggcctccatcagcttctgttgtcatgtgttgtgttgagctgctgcttggaggctccccccctcccctctcctcactttcacttttgacctcatcatcttcactcttcacagggacaccagtcactgggaactcctccaaccatttaggctgactgatgtgGTGTTCCAGCTCTTCAGTTTTAATGTATGGCGGTTCTTTGTCCCccgcttcctctttaaagtagggggtCAGTGAGtcatcctcttcctttttaatgtgaggggtcagcggGTTCTCTTGCCCTTTACAGTGAGGGTTCAGTGGGTCCTCTtcttcatttttgatgtgtaagatctgtgggtcctccgcttgccctttaatgtgaagggtcagtttaacattatgggtctgtggcatCTCGtattcctctttaatgtgggggggatgtggctcctctccttcctctttaatgtgttgggaatgtgggaTCTCTTTTTCCTCATGTATGCGGGGGAATtgtggttcctcctcctgctcatgAGGAAGATGTTCGTCATCAAGGTCTGTGGGAcaggaaaaaacaaacattatttagaaaagtccagctttgctcagtcacatgagagattgtcctgcaccaacatatgatcccACAATCTCATAAGTTTCctctcacagcagtcagggtacttccagctgacacataaaGAAGGCCTTCAAGGGAAAGCCAtcccaggccaacgtccaatccacctttttcatataaaaaatcttaaaaaaagtcattcctgcaatccttaatggtagacgccatacttgaaagtgtgctgttctccctctgaataagtcatacacacacaggaaataatgtaccacatgccagcctccacgcagtagtactagtgatgggctccccctgctggtggacaataattactgtgattttcacattcatctttagagacatgtatGCTctaaaagaagcatgagcacagtcaacatgttggccaaaaaagatgacatctgttttgctttcatttagatagtgtcaccacagttaaactgggaagaagtaatcagattacggactactccttcaaaagataacttgtttaccttattattaataatagtaatggaTTAGATTAATTTACTGTGTTTCCAAGATACTCAAATTGCGttacagtgagaactgagaaggcatcattcatgcagtccacacattcaatcagaatcaaaatcagacATAGAtttttaatccccgaggggaaatttaaattttcagcaatatgttaagctacatttaattattataataataatactactactaataataataataataataggtagAAGACGCAATCAAATGCTGAAATTGAACCGAAATACTGActgaatgtagtatgaatgtaataatattttgaatgttggaatgatttaaatgttgaagagttggaatttcaaggaaaaccggaatttggtttggaacttgggaaagtgttagtttgaatgtccaggatgagtggaatgtgttgatgttgaaatggtttgaataggttggaaaatgtggggatggtgcaacttggaaaaatgtcactGTGGTGGGTGTACGGATGTGTtgaaggtacgtagacacagaaaactcccccacaagcatgtttgtgtgattgaCAGAAAGATTTAAAGTCAATGTCCAGAGGTATTAAaacattagtcaatcaatcaaacaaacggtCAATGAACTTTGCAATCATGGA includes:
- the LOC133545056 gene encoding oocyte zinc finger protein XlCOF6.1-like — protein: MPQTHNVKLTLHIKGQAEDPQILHIKNEEEDPLNPHCKGQENPLTPHIKKEEDDSLTPYFKEEAGDKEPPYIKTEELEHHISQPKWLEEFPVTGVPVKSEDDEVKSESEERGGGEPPSSSSTQHMTTEADGGHCGGSQADKLLAPLSDSEDTTSHSSETDDEDSKDDKTCHTDNTHLKCSHCDKTFKHNWHLKRHMRTHTGEKPFSCSTCGKGFTQSQHLKVHTGTHTGEKPFICSICGKGFVESHNLTLHMRTHTDDKPFICSMCGKRFVVSHNLKVHMTTHTGEKPFSCSICGKGFTQMEHLKRHKRTHTGEKSHSCSICSKYFVQSQHLKVHMRTHTGEKPFSCSICGKGFTQIQHLKRHKRTHTGEKSHSCSICNRSFCDQSSLVVHMRRHTGEKVLSCRVCGERFSYKYQCEKHKCAGENSSSK